atgaaatgataggttaatcAAAGGTTTAGGGGTTGAATAATGGtccagggacctgtttgtaattatatttgagaaagcaggggcttggtttgtgtTTTAGAAACTTCTCGGATCATTCTAAAAGGgtcaggggcttatttataaatgttttcatAAGGTGGGGGTCTTATTTTGAAAAAGGTAAAGGGcagggtttcttttgcaaaatagtAAAGAGTGGGGGGTTTCTTTACTGAATCAAGGGAAAGGGAGGGGCCTTTGGGCTAAATGCcctgtcctcctcctccaccccccgCGCTGGGGAACAGGGGAGTGGggagggctcggcggcggcggccgattcggccgctcTGGGCGCGGGTATGGCCTCGGGGTGAGGGGAAAAGGAGGAGTGAGGCGGGAGGACCCGGTCCCTTGTTGCGGTTCAACCCGAGGCGGCCCGAGGTGGCCTagccacggtggccggcggcaacGGGAGGCGGTGGTGCTTGGCCGGTGGCCCTGGGCTATGATAGCGGATAGAGGGAGGGGGGAAACGGAGTGGGGAGGTGCGGGGTCCGATCCCCGGCCTTACCTCGAGccgaggcggcgcgcgggggcgggtCGTCGAgagcggtggtggcgggcggaggggctgcggcggcggcgctggagcttgGGAGGAGGCGCGGCTCGTGGCGGTTGCGGAGCTGGAAGGCGGGACTGGGGTCTATTTATAGCGGCGGGAAGGCGGTGAGGGTTTGGTGgggcgcgggcggaggccggcgagcggtgcggcgtAGTTAAGGGCGTCgtgacgcggcggcgctggtggcgagGCGGCATAGTGATGACGGGACGCGTCGGGCAGGTCGTAGGCGGTGCTGTGCGGGCGTCAACGACGAGCTGTGGCGAGGCGGGCGACGCGACGCCTCGGCAGGCGTCGCTgtgcggcgtcaacggcggcaATGGCGAGCGGGGCTGCAGTGTGGCGCTGCGCGCGCGGGCGTGGCCAGGCGGTACGGGTGCGCGCGCATTGCGGCGTGCGCGGGCCGATGGCCACGGCGTGGTGCGGGGCAGGTGGCCGTGTGCGGGCGCACGGCTCGGGGGCGCCGGGGCATGGCATGCGCGTGCGGCGGCAGGCTGCCCAGCAGAAgcgcgcgcggggaggagagaggggcgGTGTTGGAGTGGCCGAGagggagcgagagagagagagagaagagagagagagagagaggaaggggggcCAGGTCAACTATAGCagagcgggccgagcggggaggGTAGCGCGGTCGGGccgcgcggcagaggaggagggaaTGGAGTGCTGAGCAcgcggggaaggagagaggaaaagaaaagaaaagaagaaaaggaaaaaggaaaaaaatgggagaaggaaaaagaaaaggaggggagagagagggaaagaagagagagggagagggattcGCGCCGGAACCGGtgcccggtcggccacgcgcggtgcTTGGGCGCGCGTGAGCGCGACGCGCAGGTCGAGGGAGAAACAGGGTGGTGGATTTGGCTGTCGGGGTTGGGTCCAACAgggatcgggagatcgggcgaAAAAACTCCGAGCTCAATGATTAAAAAGGCGGTTTTTAGCGAACGATTTGATTTGGtaattttgggatgttacaaccAGATAGTATTTATAGCCAGAAATGCTGAGAACAGGAGGGGTCCACAGGTCGCACTGAACTACATCAAAaacatgcgtcgcatgcgaagaagaagaaaaaggaagtcgaacatgacgaccaaactggcacgcatggcagagatgctcagcaggagccctagtacatggaacatccaTACTACGAcggagctgagccagaacgtcgtgGCCAGGGtaaccaagacggcggtgccaggtggtggaagacggcgtcgcggcaaaagtggcagacgaagaagaaggtgaatgtGGTGCATCAGAAGACGGAAGGCGAAAGGTGTAAAagggccccgtgctgtcacactggaggagcggacgccgagaggccgaatcctttacagtaaggccagaagagtcaaattcgatggaacaagaattgtcagctgtaaactggcgaatggaaagaaggttatgaaccatctgaggagcaacaaggacattgggaagacgaaaagaaccagaagcagaacccacggcggtgacaggaaggcaagacccatcaccaactatgatggaagaaggacaagaagggTGTGGGGGctggacagaagagaggatgcTGGCATCAGGGGtagtgtggaaggaggcacccgagtcagCGATCCACTCTGTGCTGACCGGCAGTGTCagccccatggtgctgaaggactgcgccaacGCGGCCTAGTCGCACCCCCCCAGGCTAGGTTGGAGGCTGGCTAGGCTGGGCGGGTGGAGTCCAGGACGACGCGAATAGcggagcagcaccggtgaacatggccgctgGCTGGAGCTGAGGGCGAGCCCCCCCTTGACCCTGAAATGGTCACATCGAgttgcgccctgaccatgggttgttgaaggatggccagggcccTGACCAGGGGCCCCGACGACCCCCACCAGCACCACCCGGAGCAGTGCCAGCAGCACCCCCACCACCATGACCGCTACGCCCCCCTCCCTCCACTGCCGTGCTGACCGGCAGGAcaagcaccaaggagggaggtagCAGGCGAGGCAGAGAGAGCCGGTGAAGCAGCCACGAGCGCGGTGAAGGTGGACGATGACGAAGCGCCGTGCGCGGTGAAGGGAACGACGACGGGCTGTTTGCCGGAGGAGACAAGGAAGTAGTGCTTCGCATCGGCGACCCGACGAGTGAGAGCGTCGGCGGTggagcgctcgcgctcccaagtgAGGGCAGCCGCGCGAATCCGCTCCTGGGACTCCGCAGCCTCGGACTTGGCGACGAGGAGGGCCGCAGCGAGTGCAGCTTCTGCCGGAGCAGCTCGGGCGACGATCGGCAGCCCGCggaaggcagcggcggcgaacggcgcaTCCGCGGGGGGGCATGCCGAGGgcaggccatggaggaggaggagcagcggcggcggcgcccccggccgAAGTGGGCTCAAGGACGGCCAGGGCTTCGGCGGCGTTGCCCACGGCGCGCGCGtcgcctcgacgcgcgcggcgcgcgcatcGCCAGCGGCCTGACCAGGCGGCGCGCCTGCCGGTGGGGTCGCAGCCCATGCGGCCCACGCGGCGGTGCCCGCGGCGTCCGCGCGCGCGGCCCACGAGGCCCGCagcagtggcggcggctgggcgggggcggggcgcggaggaggaggtgcgccGGGAGGGGGTCCGTCCGCGGCGTCGGCCAGCGCAACGGCGGCGTagggcgcccgcggcggcgtagGCCGAGcagaggaggtggtggcgccCCTTgcagaggaggtggcggcgtccAGAACAAAGGAGGTGGCGACGCCCAGGATCCACGGAGCAAAGGAGCTGCCGCCGGGaaaggaagagaggggagggaggaggggcgccgccgcctcctgcggtggcggcggcggcggcagctagaggaagagagggagagagagaaggctagctgataccatgtaggagagaataattgtctgtattcctccaaaccctaaaagAGTGGGTAATATAGTAGCTATACATGGGCCACTAGATGAgtctctatacatgggctcacatatacaccaacagttACTGCTTAatattgcttgcttgcttgcttaatATATATGAGTAGACTCGAGTAGTTAGTAGTAATCTATGCAAATTAATTAATAAGCTTCATTGGCAGACAAGCTTAATATATTTATATTGTGATCATGTCGTTTGCTTGTCTTGTACTGTATGCATGCAGGAGAATATGAGAGCACTCCAGCACCGTGTTGGTCTTGCAGAAAACAGGTGCCCCGCTCTTCCGACTGAAATCCAGGAAGCAGTTGTCCAGCTATCTGTTTATGTACTCCCCTTCCCCTTGGGGACATGGTGAGGCCCCCCAGCAGTGGCATTGCCGGCCGGTGACGGTGAGTTGCTGCTAACTCTTGCATTCT
The Panicum virgatum strain AP13 chromosome 6N, P.virgatum_v5, whole genome shotgun sequence genome window above contains:
- the LOC120678323 gene encoding nascent polypeptide-associated complex subunit alpha, muscle-specific form-like; protein product: MQHSFAPWILGVATSFVLDAATSSARGATTSSARPTPPRAPYAAVALADAADGPPPGAPPPPRPAPAQPPPLLRASWAARADAAGTAAWAAWAATPPAGAPPGQAAGDARAARVEATRAPWATPPKPWPSLSPLRPGAPPPLLLLLHGLPSACPPADAPFAAAAFRGLPIVARAAPAEAALAAALLVAKSEAAESQERIRAAALTWERERSTADALTRRVADAKHYFLVSSGKQPVVVPFTAHGASSSSTFTALVAASPALSASPATSLLGACPAGQHGSGGRGA